From the genome of Lotus japonicus ecotype B-129 chromosome 6, LjGifu_v1.2, one region includes:
- the LOC130727029 gene encoding protein INVOLVED IN DE NOVO 2-like, whose translation MAAETPSSKQSKAFASLQKSIERQKHKITDVELKHNSDKAASVTKLKEFSDMFIKITNKESTLHEDCQKELQQLKVMNSGMSDDMECIKKEVEQMTKELEKSKIIKEKLKQITKELNTVKSQNVLLQLIYSDYTERARKMIQMRKELEESKKIKEKLEQTTKELEESKKIKEKLELISKELEERKSLNDLQQKNFTEKTRKDKKEQLNAKTVQLEKQQKSKQKLELENHPRKRKLEVMKNMEDESLKTVGNLQTNLMEKEQLLQELQDYCQSVITKERQSNDELQKARKRMIEGIAGRSSRCANIGVKRMGELDNGPFLKALRAKQRNYTQRAATLCSVWENNLKDPHWYPFKIITIGGESKEIIDEEDEKLKRLKRDMGAGPYQAVVKALTEMNEYNPSGRSVVSELWNHGENRRATLEEGVEFLFGHWKTKKQKTHQMGTDDDSEDAYQRKNGSEAG comes from the exons ATGGCTGCAGAGACACCTTCGAGTAAACAAAGCAAGGCttttgcaagtcttcagaagtCCATCGAACGCCAGAAACATAAAATTACTGATGTGGAGCTTAAACATAATAGTGACAAAGCTGCCTCTGTGACCAAACTCAAGGAATTTTCTGACATGTTTATCAAGATCACCAACAAAGAATCTACTCTCCATGAGGACTGTCAAAAAG AATTACAACAGTTGAAAGTCATGAACTCTGGTATGAGTGATGACATGGAATGTATTAAGAAAGAAGTTGAGCAGATGACGAAGGAATTGGAAAAGAGTAAGATCATAAAGGAAAAACTTAAGCAGATCACTAAGGAATTGAATACGGTGAAGAGCCAGAATGTTCTGCTTCAGCTGATTTACAGTGACTATACTGAGAGGGCTCGAAAG ATGATACAGATGAGAAAGGAATTGGAGGAGagtaaaaaaataaaggaaaaacttGAGCAGACCACCAAGGAATTGGAGGagagtaaaaaaataaaagaaaaacttgAACTGATCTCTAAGGAATTGGAGGAGAGAAAGTCCCTGAATGATCTGCAGCAAAAGAATTTTACAGAGAAGACTCGAAAG GACAAAAAGGAACAACTCAATGCCAAAACAGTTCAGCTCGAAAAACAACAGAAAAGTAAACAAAAGCTGGAATTGGAGAATCATCCGCGTAAAAGAAAGTTAGAAGTCATGAAGAACATGGAAGATGAATCTCTGAAGACGGTAGGTAATTTACAAACAAATTTAATGGAAAAGGAACAGTTACTTCAGGAGTTACAAGATTATTGCCAATCAGTGATCACTAAAGAGCGTCAGAGCAATGATGAGCTTCAGAAAGCTCGAAAAAGAATGATTGAG GGAATTGCAGGAAGGTCAAGTCGTTGTGCCAATATTGGTGTAAAGAGAATGGGGGAACTGGACAATGGGCCATTTCTTAAAGCTTTGCGtgcgaagcaaagaaattatacGCAGAGAGCTGCAACATTGTGTTCTGTGTGGGAAAATAATCTGAAGGACCCCCATTGGTATCCATTCAAAATAATTACAATTGGTGGGGAATCAAAG gaaattatagatgaagaagatgaaaagctGAAACGACTGAAAAGGGACATGGGTGCTGGGCCATACCAAGCGGTGGTGAAAGCTTTGACAGAGATGAATGAGTACAATCCTAGTGGGAGATCTGTGGTCTCAGAGCTATGGAATCATGGAGAGAACAGGAGAGCAACTTTGGAAGAAGGGGTTGAATTTCTATTTGGACATTGGAAAACAAAAAAGCAGAAAACACATCAAATGGGGAcagatgatgatagtgaggatgcttatcaaagaaaaaatggtaGTGAGGCCGGATAG
- the LOC130724900 gene encoding uncharacterized protein LOC130724900: protein MPNESHVAAVVQGMYSIWRARNESLYNQTLADPPTVMLPGFQALAQWREAQPVEGHMDEHCPNNPLWKAPPQGILKLNLDAGWTGNSCTGMGFVVRSSSGEALLAATQLEENRLEPLIAEATAMRWALAQATGVELNRVIVESDSEVVVRAMKSRSCPPQIEMLIEDCKQLALNFTYICFEHTKREANAIAHLLASKACEFPSNMWWENRPSWLIHALLVDSTFEIICLELSVKKKNLYSSRN, encoded by the coding sequence ATGCCCAATGAAAGTCATGTGGCTGCGGTGGTTCAGGGTATGTACTCAATTTGGAGGGCCCGTAATGAATCTTTGTACAATCAAACCTTAGCTGATCCACCGACGGTAATGTTGCCAGGATTTCAAGCATTGGCACAATGGAGGGAAGCTCAACCAGTAGAAGGACATATGGACGAGCATTGCCCTAATAATCCACTATGGAAGGCTCCACCACAAGGTATACTCAAGTTGAATTTAGATGCTGGTTGGACTGGTAATTCCTGCACAGGGATGGGATTCGTTGTAAGATCCTCTTCAGGGGAAGCTCTACTGGCAGCTACACAGTTGGAGGAGAATAGGTTGGAACCCTTGATTGCAGAGGCAACGGCTATGCGGTGGGCTCTTGCTCAAGCTACTGGTGTCGAACTCAATCGGGTGATTGTAGAATCTGATTCAGAGGTAGTGGTTCGAGCTATGAAGTCCAGGTCGTGCCCTCCACAGATAGAGATGCTTATTGAAGACTGCAAACAATTGGCTTTAAATTTTACTTACATTTGCTTTGAGCACACTAAGAGAGAGGCCAATGCAATAGCACATTTATTAGCCTCCAAAGCTTGTGAGTTCCCTTCAAACATGTGGTGGGAGAATAGACCATCATGGTTAATTCATGCTCTTCTTGTAGACTCTACATTTGAGATTATATGTCTTGAgctttcagtaaaaaaaaaaaatttgtattcCTCACGCAATTAA